In a genomic window of Nomascus leucogenys isolate Asia chromosome 4, Asia_NLE_v1, whole genome shotgun sequence:
- the LOC115834713 gene encoding serine protease 44, with product MASQGGSSLGLLAWFLLLQPWLEEAWAGRVGAQEGVAPLFPSALPSGPGGQDPGTSGWEPPPVGAPGSPVARQSRGNAVSPASVLLPSACGQRISRITGGLPAPDWKWPWQVSLQTSNRHICGGSLIARRWVLTAAHCISGHLEYTVKLGDTNVHHRSKTALVVPVRDIVIHRYFTSPAIIENDIALALLDFPVNYSTHIQPVCLPEQAFMVQADTKCWVTGRGKVNETEKIVTELQEAELSIMLHEKCNEVLKEKMRMRNELVKKGTICGYHDQGKDACQGDSGGPLVCELNGTWVQVGIVSWGVGCGREGYPGVYTEVSFYKKWIIDHLRQASCLNSTDFLILVLCLVMPLGILVTP from the exons ATGGCGTCCCAGGGCGGCAGCTCCCTGGGGCTCTTGGCCTGGTTCTTGCTTCTTCAGCCATGGCTCGAAGAGGCCTGGGCAGGCAGGGTGGGTGCGCAGGAAGGCGTAGCACCGCTCTTCCCCTCCGCTCTCCCCTCAGGGCCAGGCGGCCAGGACCCCGGAACGAGCGGATGGGAGCCGCCACCCGTAGGGGCTCCAGGATCCCCAGTGGCCCGCCAGTCCAGGGGGAACGCGGTGTCCCCCGCTTCGGTGTTACTTCCCTCAG CCTGTGGCCAGCGGATTTCAAGGATAACTGGAGGATTGCCGGCCCCAGACTGGAAGTGGCCCTGGCAGGTGAGCCTGCAGACCAGCAACAGACACATTTGCGGAGGCTCCCTTATCGCCAGGCGCTGGGTGCTCACTGCCGCCCACTGCATCTCTGG CCATCTGGAATACACAGTGAAGCTGGGAGACACAAATGTGCATCATCGCTCCAAAACAGCACTTGTGGTCCCAGTTCGTGACATCGTTATCCACCGATATTTTACGTCTCCTGCAATAATTGAAAATGACATTGCCCTTGCTCTGCTTGACTTCCCTGTGAATTACTCCACGCACATCCAGCCTGTGTGCCTCCCTGAACAGGCTTTCATGGTGCAAGCTGATACGAAGTGCTGGGTGACCGGACGGGGCAAAGTAAATGAAACAG AAAAGATAGTAACTGagcttcaggaggctgagctaaGCATTATGCTTCATGAGAAATGTAATGAGGTGCTCAAGGAAAAGATGAGAATGAGGAATGAATTGGTCAAGAAAGGGACCATCTGTGGCTATCATGACCAAGGGAAGGATGCCTGTCAG gGAGATTCTGGGGGGCCCCTGGTCTGTGAATTAAATGGCACATGGGTCCAGGTGGGGATTGTGAGCTGGGGCGTTGGCTGCGGTCGCGAAGGATACCCTGGAGTTTACACAGAAGTTAGTTTCTACAAGAAATGGATTATTGATCACCTGAGACAAGCTTCCTGTTTGAATTCAACAGACTTCCTCATCCTAGTCCTGTGTCTGGTGATGCCCCTGGGCATCCTGGTGACCCCGTGA